A DNA window from Thiothrix subterranea contains the following coding sequences:
- a CDS encoding DUF4384 domain-containing protein: protein MMLEKYWMWIVLFLVAGCQSSTNIKPDEGANPKTFKLVSRGCEAAEVQQSASSDLSIKASVDRSSYRIGENLTLSVKSEQDVYISVIDQGSAEQNSGQVLFVDERVSAGTTLVFPPQGKVMSVEGPAGSNVLQIIASRRKGVVKQGANSKDVAVKASESTSNDDTAYCNIRFVITD from the coding sequence ATGATGCTAGAAAAGTATTGGATGTGGATAGTCCTGTTTTTGGTGGCTGGCTGCCAAAGTTCTACCAATATAAAACCTGATGAAGGTGCAAATCCCAAAACCTTCAAACTGGTCAGCAGAGGTTGCGAAGCAGCCGAGGTGCAGCAGTCCGCTAGTTCGGATTTGTCCATTAAAGCTTCAGTTGACCGCAGTTCTTACCGTATAGGAGAAAACCTAACCCTTTCTGTCAAATCGGAGCAAGATGTTTATATTTCAGTTATTGATCAGGGTTCTGCCGAACAGAACTCTGGGCAAGTGCTGTTCGTAGATGAGCGGGTGTCTGCGGGTACAACGCTAGTCTTTCCACCACAAGGCAAAGTCATGAGTGTGGAAGGTCCTGCCGGTTCCAATGTTTTGCAGATAATCGCCTCACGTCGCAAAGGCGTAGTCAAACAAGGCGCTAATAGCAAAGATGTCGCAGTAAAAGCCTCAGAATCGACCAGCAATGACGATACCGCGTACTGCAATATCCGGTTTGTGATTACGGATTAG
- a CDS encoding TIR domain-containing protein, translating into MHDIFISYSRQDKPWVDTLAAALIAQGYAVWWDAELLPGQNFENAIKHVLDNARCVVTVWSTASVDSLWVREESSYALQRNVLIPVLYQPVTLPMPFGRIHTADLQGWQGDTNDPRFQTLLRGIAQYCPRTTETEENAPEESPADVDPLPDERTSGESVIHRWKWFAAALFTAIGLIFTAAGGYNDLKQVWEEFTSPTLLLDYEPKGNILVGDSIYLTFSASHKGYATLWNQDAKGVVTKILPEKGSSTLHFTPQYNGETIELQATSGNGSDRFILLWTPEGKPDHLGYSQFDNEAAFNAALKKLEVDGLKKQEIIVPVYQTNP; encoded by the coding sequence ATGCACGACATTTTCATCAGCTACAGCCGCCAAGACAAACCGTGGGTAGACACCCTCGCCGCCGCGCTCATCGCGCAAGGCTATGCCGTCTGGTGGGATGCCGAACTCTTGCCCGGTCAAAATTTCGAGAATGCCATCAAGCACGTATTGGACAACGCCCGCTGTGTCGTCACCGTCTGGTCAACCGCCTCGGTCGATTCCCTCTGGGTCAGGGAAGAAAGCAGCTATGCCTTGCAACGCAACGTTCTCATCCCCGTGCTGTACCAACCCGTCACCCTGCCAATGCCATTCGGACGTATCCACACCGCTGACCTGCAAGGCTGGCAAGGTGACACCAACGACCCACGTTTTCAGACATTGCTGCGAGGGATTGCACAATATTGCCCAAGAACAACTGAAACTGAAGAAAATGCACCAGAAGAATCGCCAGCAGATGTTGATCCCCTGCCGGATGAGAGAACAAGTGGTGAGAGCGTTATTCACCGCTGGAAGTGGTTCGCCGCCGCATTGTTTACCGCTATTGGGCTGATTTTCACCGCTGCTGGAGGCTACAACGACCTCAAACAAGTCTGGGAAGAGTTCACCAGCCCAACCCTGCTGCTCGATTATGAACCCAAGGGGAACATCCTCGTGGGTGATAGCATCTACTTGACGTTTAGCGCTTCCCACAAGGGCTATGCCACTCTCTGGAATCAAGATGCCAAGGGTGTTGTGACCAAAATACTCCCAGAAAAAGGCTCATCCACTCTGCATTTTACCCCGCAATACAACGGTGAAACTATCGAGTTACAAGCTACATCCGGCAATGGCTCTGACAGGTTCATTTTGCTGTGGACACCCGAAGGTAAACCTGACCACCTCGGCTATAGTCAGTTCGATAATGAAGCTGCTTTCAATGCTGCCCTGAAAAAACTAGAAGTGGACGGGTTAAAAAAGCAGGAGATAATTGTTCCTGTGTATCAGACTAATCCGTAA
- a CDS encoding Lcl domain-containing protein: MTGLKLGLGIIMVLLAGMACADEKNVRLVEAQQFAQGNKVAVIVGVNTYDQESGLRPLKYADADANALTTVLQKHGYAARTLTNQKATKSYILNAIKQAGETLNPQQGTLVFAFSGHGFAQGGNNYLASYGTVGGNLSESALSMQELEQAVRATKARRAVLFIDACRDNPGLEGSKSIGQPSFIQQQSEGIQVLYATKFGEISWEHDSLKHGVFSYFLQKALNGEAADTQGAISFDNLKSYVQQQVANWTFTNLARTQKPFSMGENYGIFMLAAGGNLPTAPTPTPKPEPVAAPSQPVIRPEPVPEQTAATNLISGHYIDNGDGTIIDTQTKLIWKKCSEGQSGDNCSGEPATYTWDEAMAKSGKGEWRLPTREELRTLVYCSNGTPQESAWDYVCDGKYDQAGEYQRPTIGLQAFPNTPIAVFWSSSPVAGHGYSAWIVEFGDGHDDRSHKDNAFPVRLVRSGQ; the protein is encoded by the coding sequence ATGACGGGGCTGAAACTGGGTTTGGGAATCATCATGGTGTTGCTGGCGGGCATGGCGTGCGCTGATGAGAAGAATGTGCGGCTGGTGGAGGCGCAACAATTCGCACAGGGCAACAAGGTTGCGGTGATTGTCGGGGTGAATACCTATGATCAGGAAAGTGGTTTGCGTCCGTTGAAGTATGCGGATGCCGATGCTAATGCGCTGACGACGGTGTTGCAAAAGCATGGTTACGCAGCCAGAACACTGACCAATCAGAAAGCCACCAAATCCTACATCCTCAATGCGATCAAGCAGGCAGGCGAAACGCTGAACCCGCAACAGGGTACGCTGGTCTTCGCTTTTTCCGGGCATGGGTTCGCCCAAGGTGGCAACAACTATCTGGCTTCTTATGGTACGGTGGGTGGCAACCTGTCAGAGTCGGCTTTGTCCATGCAGGAACTGGAACAGGCAGTCCGCGCCACTAAAGCCCGTCGTGCAGTGCTGTTCATTGATGCCTGCCGCGACAATCCGGGGCTGGAAGGCAGCAAGAGTATCGGGCAACCCAGCTTCATCCAGCAGCAAAGCGAAGGCATACAGGTATTGTACGCCACCAAGTTTGGGGAAATCAGTTGGGAGCATGACAGCCTCAAACACGGCGTATTCAGCTACTTCCTGCAAAAAGCCCTGAATGGCGAAGCCGCCGACACCCAAGGCGCAATCAGCTTCGACAACCTGAAAAGCTACGTCCAGCAACAGGTCGCCAACTGGACATTTACCAATTTGGCACGAACCCAAAAGCCGTTCAGCATGGGCGAAAACTACGGTATATTCATGTTGGCGGCTGGTGGCAACCTGCCAACTGCACCGACTCCTACACCAAAACCCGAACCCGTGGCTGCACCCTCGCAGCCAGTCATACGCCCAGAACCTGTGCCAGAACAAACGGCAGCAACTAACCTCATTTCAGGCCACTACATCGACAATGGCGACGGCACAATCATCGACACCCAAACCAAACTAATCTGGAAAAAGTGCAGCGAAGGGCAAAGCGGCGATAATTGTAGCGGTGAACCTGCGACGTATACATGGGATGAGGCAATGGCAAAGTCTGGCAAAGGTGAATGGCGGTTGCCGACCCGCGAAGAACTACGCACGCTGGTGTATTGCAGTAACGGCACACCACAGGAATCGGCGTGGGATTACGTTTGTGATGGCAAATATGATCAGGCAGGAGAATACCAACGACCCACTATTGGTTTGCAGGCATTTCCGAATACACCAATTGCTGTGTTTTGGTCGTCGTCCCCAGTGGCTGGTCATGGCTACAGTGCATGGATCGTCGAGTTTGGGGATGGTCACGATGACCGAAGCCATAAGGATAATGCATTCCCGGTTCGGTTAGTCCGTTCCGGTCAGTGA
- a CDS encoding putative toxin-antitoxin system toxin component, PIN family: MTSLERCVCDTNVLISSLISRSSPPAKIVDHVTLNGFFLFSSTTFAELEEVIWREKFDRYFSTEKRQNFLNNMRRVGLFYEIGETVELCRDKKDNPFLDVALAGKADCLITGDADLLVLKQIGGIQIMTAAQAVSIIGIN; encoded by the coding sequence ATGACAAGCCTTGAACGCTGTGTTTGTGACACCAATGTCTTGATCAGCAGCCTGATTTCCCGCTCCAGTCCGCCCGCGAAAATTGTTGATCATGTTACCCTGAACGGATTTTTCCTGTTCTCGTCAACCACGTTTGCCGAGTTAGAGGAAGTCATCTGGCGGGAAAAGTTTGACCGCTATTTTTCAACCGAAAAGCGGCAGAATTTCCTCAACAACATGCGTCGGGTGGGATTGTTCTATGAAATAGGGGAAACCGTGGAACTGTGCCGCGACAAAAAAGACAACCCGTTTCTGGATGTGGCGTTAGCGGGGAAAGCAGACTGCCTGATAACAGGCGATGCTGACTTGCTGGTGTTGAAACAGATTGGCGGCATACAAATTATGACCGCAGCACAAGCGGTATCAATAATTGGAATAAATTAA
- a CDS encoding type II toxin-antitoxin system Phd/YefM family antitoxin, producing MQSIGARQASNQLGAVLDKVWQGEPFKITRNKRDTAVILSMRDFEMLGGEAFLLRRRAEAMQQERQQLLASLEALRTEAEQSGLTKSVLEAILNDKP from the coding sequence ATGCAATCCATCGGCGCACGTCAGGCCAGTAACCAGCTCGGTGCGGTGCTTGATAAAGTCTGGCAGGGTGAACCGTTCAAAATCACCCGCAACAAACGCGACACTGCCGTTATCCTGTCCATGCGGGATTTTGAAATGCTGGGTGGTGAAGCCTTTCTACTTCGCAGGCGGGCAGAAGCCATGCAGCAGGAACGCCAGCAGTTGTTGGCTTCACTGGAAGCTTTGCGTACCGAAGCGGAACAAAGCGGTCTGACGAAATCCGTGCTGGAAGCGATCCTGAATGACAAGCCTTGA
- a CDS encoding ISNCY family transposase: protein MSYPTVTAAALTAPLTFAGIVEQLRDTFRAFPDCRKPGNNTRYTLEDAGLSAFSVFFMQCASFLEYQRRMVENQERSNAQTLFGVHAIPCDNQIRHLLDSVPPAAVAPAYRYLFNGLQQNGYLDTWRVHDYGYLLALDGTQHFSSSHIHCEQCLTKTHHNGTVTYSHQVLTPVLTAPDKPQVIPLPPEFISRQDGQTKQDCEINAAKRWLAQWGADYIPLGITFLGDDLYCHQPFCQAVLDAGAQFIFNCKPTSHTTLYEELEGLEKIGAIRTHLVQRRMGKHSVTDTYRFATQMPLRDGDDALRVNWFSLTSVRDDGNCLYHNDFATSHPITTGKVVDLVKAGRCRWKIENENNNTLKTKGYHFEHNFGHGQQHLANLLAALVLLAYLVHTVIDLMDERFRTLLQKVGSRERLFDDINTLTTFLCFKSWTALLDFMLVGLERRHHADEIEQWVVK, encoded by the coding sequence ATGAGCTACCCAACCGTTACTGCTGCTGCGCTAACCGCACCGCTCACGTTTGCGGGTATCGTGGAGCAATTGCGCGATACATTCCGCGCCTTCCCCGACTGCCGCAAACCCGGCAATAATACCCGCTATACCTTGGAGGATGCGGGTTTGAGTGCCTTTTCGGTGTTTTTCATGCAGTGTGCGTCCTTTCTGGAATACCAGCGGCGCATGGTGGAGAACCAAGAGCGGAGTAATGCACAGACGTTGTTCGGTGTTCATGCCATTCCCTGCGACAATCAAATTCGCCATTTGCTGGATAGCGTGCCGCCGGCAGCCGTTGCGCCTGCTTACCGTTATCTTTTCAATGGGTTGCAACAGAATGGTTATTTGGATACGTGGCGGGTGCATGACTACGGTTATTTGTTGGCACTGGATGGGACACAGCATTTTTCGTCATCCCACATCCATTGTGAGCAGTGTTTGACGAAGACGCATCACAACGGGACAGTCACCTACTCACACCAAGTGCTGACCCCGGTTTTAACCGCACCCGATAAACCGCAGGTGATCCCGTTACCGCCAGAGTTCATCAGCCGCCAAGATGGGCAAACCAAGCAAGATTGTGAAATCAACGCCGCTAAACGCTGGCTGGCTCAGTGGGGCGCGGATTACATCCCGCTGGGCATCACGTTTCTGGGGGATGATTTGTATTGTCACCAGCCCTTTTGCCAAGCCGTCCTGGACGCTGGCGCACAGTTCATTTTCAACTGCAAACCCACTTCCCACACGACCTTATATGAAGAGTTGGAAGGGCTAGAGAAAATCGGCGCGATACGTACCCATCTTGTACAGCGGCGGATGGGAAAGCATTCTGTCACGGATACCTACCGTTTTGCGACGCAGATGCCCTTACGTGATGGGGACGATGCCCTGCGTGTCAACTGGTTCAGCCTCACGAGTGTGCGTGATGATGGTAATTGCTTATACCATAACGATTTCGCCACCTCTCACCCTATCACCACCGGCAAGGTCGTCGATCTTGTGAAGGCTGGGAGGTGTCGCTGGAAGATTGAGAACGAAAACAACAATACCCTGAAAACCAAAGGCTACCACTTTGAACACAACTTCGGGCATGGGCAGCAACACCTCGCCAACTTGTTGGCCGCATTAGTGTTATTGGCTTATCTCGTCCATACCGTGATTGACTTGATGGATGAGCGTTTCCGAACTTTACTTCAGAAAGTGGGGTCACGCGAACGTTTGTTCGATGACATCAATACGCTCACGACCTTTTTGTGCTTCAAAAGTTGGACGGCTCTGCTGGATTTTATGCTCGTCGGCTTAGAGCGGCGGCATCATGCGGATGAGATTGAGCAGTGGGTGGTAAAATGA
- a CDS encoding AbrB/MazE/SpoVT family DNA-binding domain-containing protein — protein MEIITSVTSKGQVTIPLKLRQQLGIRAGSKVVFEWVRDHLEIKVKSTPVDVPSSGFGLLKSKRKAVPADFDPASLLQK, from the coding sequence ATGGAAATCATTACCTCCGTCACCAGTAAGGGGCAAGTCACCATCCCTTTGAAACTCCGCCAGCAACTGGGCATCCGTGCAGGCAGCAAAGTGGTGTTTGAGTGGGTGCGTGATCATCTGGAAATCAAGGTAAAAAGCACGCCGGTTGATGTTCCCTCTAGTGGATTTGGTTTGCTCAAAAGCAAGCGCAAAGCTGTCCCTGCTGATTTTGATCCTGCCAGTTTGTTGCAAAAATGA
- a CDS encoding type II toxin-antitoxin system VapC family toxin, protein MIGLDTNILARYYIEDEDDKEATHQRLAAQRLIESGKPLMVAKTVMLEFEWVMRGYYHFEAAEIATVFKHMLTLPQITLEERNVVEQAIASFEQGLDFADALHHASYRDCEAMASFDDRKFARRAKRLGLVPRVIIPQ, encoded by the coding sequence ATGATTGGGCTAGATACCAATATTCTTGCCCGCTATTACATTGAGGACGAGGATGATAAGGAAGCTACGCATCAACGTTTGGCTGCCCAACGGCTCATCGAGTCAGGCAAGCCGTTGATGGTAGCCAAAACTGTCATGCTGGAATTTGAATGGGTGATGCGTGGTTATTACCATTTTGAAGCTGCTGAGATTGCGACCGTCTTCAAACATATGCTCACATTGCCGCAGATCACACTGGAAGAGCGGAATGTGGTTGAACAAGCGATTGCCAGTTTTGAACAGGGGTTGGATTTTGCCGATGCTCTGCACCACGCCAGTTATCGGGATTGTGAAGCGATGGCATCTTTTGATGATCGGAAATTTGCCCGTCGTGCCAAGCGGTTAGGGTTAGTGCCGCGAGTGATTATTCCTCAGTAA
- a CDS encoding GNAT family N-acetyltransferase, with amino-acid sequence MNNTLHTLHLSGTAIAPYLPDLALLRISVFREFPYLYDGSVEYEMRYLQTYINSPDSIAVLVLDGETVVGASTGLPMAHEEAAFQQPFQQQCYDPNTLFYCAESVLLPVYRGRGIYKTFFAGRENHARQLGGITHLTFCGVQRPADHPLRPVDYVPLDDIWRKFGYVPQPALHTTYEWKDIDEIEASPKPMQFWMKAL; translated from the coding sequence ATGAACAACACACTCCACACCCTACACCTTTCCGGCACTGCCATCGCGCCCTATCTGCCGGATCTCGCCCTTCTGCGTATTAGCGTGTTCCGCGAATTTCCCTACCTCTACGACGGTTCGGTGGAATACGAAATGCGTTACCTGCAAACCTACATCAACTCGCCCGATAGCATCGCGGTATTGGTACTGGATGGTGAAACCGTGGTCGGCGCATCCACCGGCTTGCCAATGGCGCACGAAGAAGCCGCGTTTCAACAGCCGTTCCAGCAACAATGTTACGACCCCAACACGCTGTTTTATTGTGCCGAATCCGTCTTACTCCCTGTATATCGAGGACGCGGCATCTACAAAACCTTTTTTGCAGGGCGTGAAAACCATGCGCGGCAACTGGGCGGCATCACGCACCTAACTTTTTGCGGCGTGCAACGTCCAGCGGATCACCCGCTACGCCCGGTCGATTATGTACCGCTGGACGACATTTGGCGCAAATTCGGCTACGTCCCCCAACCCGCGTTGCACACCACCTATGAGTGGAAAGACATTGATGAAATCGAAGCATCTCCCAAACCCATGCAGTTTTGGATGAAAGCCTTGTGA
- a CDS encoding SWIM zinc finger family protein, protein MNLDNFEQHIDAVIMQRGKGYTQYVHNLEETEPEFWQAEVNGTRTYDVEIQLDGKEISEWSCTCPYDGDICKHVAASLLNIRQQLRVKPTSPAQPTKRQQLDQLLNTLKREDLEAYIRQLLHDDRKLLDKFLLRFQTVTPTTEAPTKQYQQLFDKLARQYSSYDYIDEDDASAFADEVQELLDTLSASNLSSAAKVEICFTIAQGIAGIANDVDDSNGELNSLMYSIKDELATAYPQLPTSEQATLFKRVLATQFDSRYSEYGLEDTFTELLKEWAQHSQTDQNTYLQVLDKHVQSSPNDWRRDALLRQKMALLKTWNRLDDMEAVATTHMEIPDFRDTFIQKAIDAKDYDKARSLLQDGIRLAEQQKNAGTISRWRKRLLEIAYLQNDIPAIRTELEHLYQTSHYSLEHYRELKATYPAEEWVNARQRLYGLIPIPRGYDSARAMLLQEENDIPALYELIKQPTIPGQSASLFKRYAPLLATAFPHEVKATYASQICDYLRDNTGRAVYERVIDELNVLAKMPDGANMAHNLVKDFCNRYKSRKAMVEMLIAAFGKS, encoded by the coding sequence ATGAATCTGGATAATTTTGAGCAACACATTGATGCAGTCATCATGCAACGTGGCAAAGGCTACACGCAATACGTCCACAATCTGGAAGAAACCGAACCCGAATTCTGGCAAGCTGAGGTGAACGGGACGCGCACCTACGACGTAGAAATCCAATTGGATGGCAAGGAAATCAGCGAGTGGTCATGCACCTGCCCTTATGATGGTGACATCTGCAAGCACGTCGCTGCCAGCTTGCTCAATATACGCCAGCAGTTGCGGGTAAAACCAACTTCCCCAGCGCAACCCACCAAACGCCAACAACTCGATCAGTTACTGAACACGCTTAAACGGGAAGACTTAGAAGCCTATATCCGCCAACTGCTGCACGATGATCGCAAACTGCTGGATAAATTCTTGCTGCGTTTCCAAACCGTTACCCCCACTACAGAAGCGCCCACCAAACAATACCAGCAATTGTTTGATAAACTCGCCCGCCAATATTCCAGCTATGATTACATCGACGAAGACGATGCCAGCGCGTTCGCGGATGAAGTGCAGGAACTACTGGACACCTTATCAGCATCCAACCTTTCTTCTGCTGCGAAGGTAGAAATCTGCTTCACCATTGCCCAAGGCATCGCAGGTATTGCAAACGACGTTGACGATTCCAACGGCGAACTTAACAGCCTGATGTACAGCATCAAGGATGAACTCGCCACCGCCTATCCACAACTTCCCACCTCTGAACAAGCCACCTTGTTCAAACGCGTACTCGCCACCCAGTTCGACTCCCGCTACAGCGAATACGGGCTAGAAGATACCTTTACCGAACTGCTGAAAGAATGGGCGCAACATAGCCAAACCGATCAGAACACTTACCTGCAAGTGTTAGACAAACACGTACAGTCCAGCCCCAATGATTGGCGACGCGATGCCTTGCTGCGTCAAAAAATGGCGTTACTCAAAACCTGGAATAGACTGGACGACATGGAAGCGGTTGCGACCACACACATGGAAATCCCTGATTTCCGCGACACCTTCATACAGAAAGCTATCGACGCTAAAGACTACGACAAAGCCCGCAGCCTGTTGCAAGACGGTATCCGCTTGGCAGAACAACAAAAAAATGCAGGGACAATTAGCCGATGGCGCAAGCGCTTGTTAGAAATCGCCTATTTGCAGAACGATATACCCGCCATTCGCACCGAACTGGAACATTTGTATCAAACATCCCATTACTCACTGGAGCATTACCGCGAACTCAAAGCGACCTATCCAGCGGAAGAATGGGTAAATGCGCGGCAACGGCTGTATGGGCTGATTCCTATCCCACGCGGTTACGATTCCGCTAGAGCCATGTTATTACAGGAAGAAAATGATATTCCCGCTCTCTATGAACTCATTAAACAGCCCACGATACCCGGTCAAAGCGCATCTCTTTTCAAACGCTACGCACCCTTGTTAGCAACCGCGTTTCCACACGAAGTTAAAGCAACCTACGCCAGCCAGATTTGTGATTACCTGCGTGACAACACCGGGAGAGCTGTCTACGAACGAGTCATTGACGAGCTGAACGTGCTTGCCAAAATGCCCGATGGCGCAAACATGGCACATAATTTGGTCAAGGATTTTTGCAACCGTTACAAATCACGCAAAGCGATGGTGGAGATGTTGATAGCAGCGTTTGGGAAAAGTTAG
- a CDS encoding Uma2 family endonuclease — protein MSTAHQLQNRYISEQDYLASEKLANERHEYVDGQIYLMAGASKRHNRIAGNCYRAFMDIGGSNCEAFMGDLKVRAPKHKTYYYPDVVVGCEEDDTDDDYYLEKPCLIIEVSSDSTLRKDYLEKALVYQTIPTLQVYLIIAQDKPLVDMLLRNVEGGWDLQQFDRLEDEISLPCLDITLSLQTVYAGVKVG, from the coding sequence ATGTCCACAGCACATCAGTTACAAAACCGCTACATCAGCGAACAAGATTATCTAGCAAGCGAAAAGTTAGCCAACGAGCGCCATGAGTACGTGGATGGTCAGATATACTTGATGGCAGGCGCAAGCAAACGCCATAACCGTATCGCAGGCAATTGCTACCGCGCATTTATGGACATCGGTGGTAGCAACTGTGAGGCTTTCATGGGTGATTTGAAAGTCCGCGCCCCGAAGCACAAAACCTATTACTACCCCGATGTTGTAGTGGGTTGTGAGGAAGACGATACCGACGATGATTATTATCTGGAAAAACCTTGCTTAATCATTGAAGTATCTTCGGACTCTACCCTTCGTAAGGATTATCTGGAAAAAGCACTGGTTTACCAAACCATCCCCACCTTGCAAGTCTACTTGATTATTGCGCAGGACAAGCCGCTGGTAGATATGCTCCTTCGAAATGTCGAAGGTGGCTGGGATTTACAACAGTTCGACAGGCTAGAGGATGAAATTAGCCTGCCGTGTTTGGACATCACCCTGAGCCTGCAAACTGTTTATGCAGGTGTCAAAGTCGGGTAA
- a CDS encoding DUF3226 domain-containing protein produces the protein MANKNVLVVESHNDNFFVERLIADMTSLRLQVSNPIFTIDEYKCLTDGLSKAELVRKLKELLTEIDKHLPDKIGIMVDADDEGIDAKLNLINAALKEAGFCATLPSVSTWVHDAEQGIHVSCYVLHVDGHGDLETLLRRIQLEGTLFADCLESWRQCLQKNGKEIKQKDFDKFWVSVYQRFDQCSKKERQQVERKCTDEVSMKKEPPIWNFEHAALAELKAYLGMFT, from the coding sequence GTGGCGAATAAAAATGTGCTGGTAGTAGAAAGCCATAATGATAATTTTTTTGTCGAAAGATTGATTGCTGATATGACGAGTCTTCGTCTTCAAGTGTCAAATCCAATTTTTACGATTGATGAATACAAATGTCTGACAGATGGACTCTCAAAAGCTGAGCTTGTTAGAAAGCTTAAAGAGTTGTTAACGGAAATAGATAAACATTTGCCTGATAAGATTGGAATTATGGTTGATGCTGATGACGAGGGTATTGATGCAAAGTTGAATTTGATTAATGCAGCTCTGAAAGAAGCAGGCTTTTGTGCAACACTTCCATCAGTTAGTACATGGGTTCATGATGCTGAACAAGGAATACATGTATCATGTTATGTTCTGCATGTTGATGGGCATGGTGATTTGGAAACATTACTACGTCGCATTCAATTAGAAGGAACATTATTCGCTGACTGCTTGGAATCTTGGCGGCAATGCCTTCAAAAGAATGGTAAAGAAATAAAACAAAAAGATTTTGATAAGTTCTGGGTGAGTGTTTATCAACGTTTTGATCAATGTTCAAAAAAAGAACGGCAGCAGGTGGAGAGAAAATGCACTGATGAGGTTAGTATGAAAAAAGAGCCACCGATTTGGAACTTTGAGCACGCAGCCTTGGCAGAATTGAAAGCCTATTTGGGAATGTTTACCTGA
- a CDS encoding AAA family ATPase yields MSQHFIENIKIENFKCFENLEINDFKRVNVFGGKNNVGKTALLEAIELLTTSNELMILIYHVHRLLERRQSSTKKIDLDLFRRDSMSSPLHKSFSIESLSMSRHEKISISKDFQKDIGYSIMFSIGDEGIGISPDVFDKTFYYESRDSQYRKPVVSSYFVKSSGIDGDEVSSIYGVVIECGKEVFLDNSINKFDPSFLSFRIILTESGIIPKIKMNGRDEFIPISEMGEGIGRYIAILCAIWASQDGFLFIDEIENGIHYSNYKKLWELIFMASEQANCQVFVTSHSKECIEAFNNVQQERNDDTGRYFELYRSEKKQRIVAAVRDAEQLHYSLTHGAAIRGE; encoded by the coding sequence GTGAGTCAGCACTTCATTGAAAATATAAAAATCGAAAATTTCAAATGCTTCGAAAATCTCGAAATCAACGATTTCAAGCGCGTGAATGTTTTCGGCGGCAAAAACAACGTCGGCAAAACCGCACTGCTCGAAGCGATTGAGCTGCTGACAACTTCTAATGAACTGATGATATTAATTTATCATGTGCATCGCCTTTTAGAAAGAAGACAATCATCCACAAAAAAGATAGATCTTGATTTATTTAGAAGAGATAGCATGTCATCTCCGCTTCATAAATCATTTTCCATAGAATCATTATCAATGAGCAGGCATGAGAAAATATCTATTAGCAAGGATTTCCAGAAAGACATAGGATATTCTATTATGTTTAGTATCGGAGACGAAGGCATAGGAATTTCGCCAGATGTTTTTGACAAAACTTTTTATTATGAGTCAAGAGATTCACAATATAGGAAGCCTGTCGTTTCAAGTTACTTCGTTAAATCATCAGGAATTGATGGTGATGAAGTTAGTAGTATTTATGGTGTAGTAATTGAATGCGGAAAGGAAGTCTTCTTAGATAATAGTATCAATAAATTTGATCCGTCTTTTTTATCATTTAGAATTATTCTTACCGAAAGTGGTATTATCCCAAAAATCAAGATGAATGGGCGTGACGAATTTATACCCATTTCTGAGATGGGAGAAGGTATTGGTCGATATATTGCAATTTTATGTGCGATTTGGGCAAGTCAGGATGGTTTTTTGTTCATTGATGAAATTGAAAATGGTATCCACTATTCAAACTATAAGAAGTTGTGGGAATTGATCTTCATGGCAAGTGAGCAGGCGAATTGCCAAGTGTTCGTGACTTCGCATTCTAAAGAATGTATCGAGGCATTCAATAATGTGCAGCAAGAGCGCAATGATGATACAGGTCGTTATTTTGAATTGTACCGGAGTGAGAAAAAACAACGCATCGTGGCGGCTGTTCGTGATGCCGAACAACTTCATTATTCTCTGACTCATGGGGCAGCTATTCGTGGCGAATAA